The genomic region CAATCAAATTAAGAAGGAAATATATTCCTCCGGTATCAATGCTACATTCTTTGAATTAGCACAAGAACATCTTGACGATTTAGAAAGTACAGAAAAGCTAAATCGTTTATCTACTGATAAAGCGTGGTTGAGCTTTATTATAAAATATCACAATTCGAAACAATTGTCTTTTCAAGAAATTGATGAACGTTTTCTTAAAAAATTGATGTTAACTTTAAAAGTTAAGTACTCCCTGTCTGAAACCTCAATAATGAACATTTTGGTATTTGTAAGGCTATTATTTAACAGAGCAATTAAATACAAAATTGTAAGCAGAGAATTATATCCCTTCGGTGGCGATAAAATAAAAATCAAATTTCCTGAAACTACCAAAGTCGGACTAAATATTTTAGAGATTCAACAAATTGAAAATTTGATAAATCTCAAACCTTCTGAAATACATACTAGAAATGTTTGGCTTTTTAGTTTCAATTTTGCTGGTATGAGGGTTTCTGATGTTCTACGAACCAAATGGTCAGATATTTATGATAACAGGCTGCATTATAGAATGCATAAAAACGCAAAACTTCTATCATTAAAAATTCCTGAAAAAGTACTAAAGATTTTAGACCAATATAAAGATGATAAAAGAAGTGATGATGATTTTGTTTTCCCTGAATTGAAAAAGGCAGACCCTGAAAATGCGAAAGATTTATATAACAAGAGAAAAACTGCTACAAAGAGGTTTAATGACAATCTAAAATCAATCTCTAAAAAGGCTAAAATAAATAAGAAAATAACGATGCACATAGCACGGCATAGTTTTGGAAATATTGCTGGGGATGCCATTCATCCGTTAATGCTACAGAAATTATATCGCCATAGTGATTTGAAAACCACCTTGAACTATCAAGCCAATTTCATCCATAAAGAGGCAGATGATGCATTGGATAGTGTTATAAACTTTTGAGGAAATAAATAATTGAAGAGCGTATATTTTATTGCTATAAGTAGTTTAGCATATTCAAAATATCCGCTCTTTACGATTTTCAATTACAGATTTAATCTCTCCTAAATAGAAACTAATTTTTAATTGGATTTGCTAATTTTTGATTGAAGCATTTAACTAACATTTTATAAAGTTCTGGATGTTTCTTTTTGAGCAAATCTGGGCGCTCGAAGAAATATTCTGAAGCTACTGCAAAGAATTCTGCTTGGTTTGTACCACCATATTTTCTGATATCAGAATGGTTGTCGTTTATGGCTTCTATTTCCTTATGAATTAAATTCAGCCAAGGTATTGCATATTGATGTTCTAATAATCGCTCTGGAACGCCATCTGTTCTATCATCCAGCTTATCAATAAGGTGTACAAATTCGTGTATGCCTGTATTGCTTTTATCTGTTGTGTTTCTAAAACCGTGATACAATGCTTTTTTAGATAAAATCATTTGTTTCTCAAAACGTCCGTTCCCGACTATCCCACCAATATTGCGCGAGTTACCCTTACTGCTAAATTGCATATCTTCATTAAAATTATCTGGGTATAAGAGGATTCCACTTAAATTAGTGTAATGCCATTCTTTAAAGCCGAAAACAGGAATTACCGCACTTGCTGCAATTAAAATTTTGTCTAATTCTTCCAATTCAAACTGCACGCCATCTATATAAACCTCACTTAAAAACTGCATCATTTTTTGTTGAAAAACAAGTTGCCTGCCTTTTGAAAGATTTTTATAATAAAGAACATTCTCCATTAATAATTTGTGCCAATGCTCTGGAAATGGCTTTACGCTATGCCGTTTCTCTTTTCGATAAAAATGAATAGCAAACAGAAGAATCACAACCAAAATTAAAATATAAACCATATTATAGCGAGGTATTAATCTACACGTTCCGCTTTAAAGCCTACCTTTTGCAAGGTAGCCTTTACATCTTCTTCTGAAGCACCATCGCTTTCTATGGTTAAAATTTTATCAGGATTAGCGGTATCCACTTCCCAACTTTCGACACCTTCTTGCTTGTTTAAAAAAGGGGTCACTTTTGATACACAACCACCACAATTGATATTTGTTTTAAATTTTAAAGTTTTCATTGTATTTGAATTTATAATTAATATTAAAGTTTTACTCCTTTAAGCCTTAAACTATTTAGAACTACAGACACGCTACTGAAAGCCATTGCCATTCCTGCTATCATTGGGTCTAATAAGAACCCATTTACGGGATACAAAACGCCTGCTGCAATTGGAATACCAATGAGATTATAAATGAATGCCCAAAATAGATTCTGACGTATGCCCAACACCGTTCTTTTTGATAATTCCAGCGCTTTTGGGATGGATCGTAAATCTGATGTTATCAAGGTCATTTTTGCTACGTCCATCGCTATATCTGAACCTTTTCCCATTGCAATACTCACATTGGCTTGCGCCAAAGCCTGGGAATCATTAATACCATCGCCAACCATTGCGACTATCTTTCCGTCCGCCTGCAATTTTTCAACAAAAGCTGCCTTGTCCGAAGGCATTACTTCGCCTTGGTAATTTGTTATTCCGACTTGTTTTGCGACAGCAGATGCGGTTTTATTATTATCTCCTGTAAGCATACAAACCTCAATACCTCTTTCCTGAAGCGTTACTATGGCCTTTTCTGAAGTTTCCTTAATCTTGTCTGCAATGGCGAGTATCGCCAGCAATTGTTTTTCATTACCAAAGAATATGACCGTTTTAGCCTGCTCTTCGAGACTTTCTGCTGTTTGCATTAAAGAAGATTCAATTTCAATATTCTTTTCGACCATTAGTTTATGGTTACCCACATAATATTTTGAACCATTCTCTGATTGCGCCTTTACACCTTTTCCTGTAATACTTTCAAAAGAAGCAATTTCAGCTTGTTCAACCTTTTCATCTTTTAAATGGTTGACTACTGCTTCCGCCAAAGGATGTTCCGATTGTGCTTCTATAGCCAAAAGAATTTGCTTGTATTCATTTTGATTTTCAAGGTTATTCTTCCAAATTATATCAGTTACTAAGGGTTTTCCTTCGGTAATTGTACCCGTTTTATCAAGGATAATAGCATTCACTTTATAACCGAGTTCTAAACTTTCGGCATCCTTTATCAAAATATTATTTTCTGCGCCTTTACCAATTCCCACCATAATTGCGGTAGGTGTTGCCAAGCCCAATGCGCAAGGACAAGCGATAACCAACACGGCTACAGAGGTCAACAAAGCTTGTGAAAATGCGTTATCGCCACCAACTGACATCCAGACAATGAATGTAATGATAGAAATGACTAATACGACAGGAACAAATATTCCGGCAATCTTATCAACCAGCTTTTGAACCGGCGCCTTGCTTCCTTGAGCTTCCTGAACCATTTTAATGATTTGTGATAGTAAGGTTTCTCCACCTACTTTTTCGGCAGTAAATTGAAAGCTCCCTTTTTGATTTACCGTGCCTGCAAATACTTTTTCATCAGTTGATTTTTCTACTGGAACAGGTTCTCCCGTAATCATACTTTCATCTACATACGAGCTTCCCTTGGAAACTTCTCCATCCACAGGAATCTTTTCTCCGGGACGCACCAAAATGGTCTGGCCAACTTGCACGGATGAAATAGGAATTTCCTTTTCTTCTCCATTCTCAATGATTTTAAGGGTTTTAGGCTGAAGACCCATTAATTTTTTGATGGCTGAAGACGTATTGGATTTTGCCTTTTCTTCCAATAGTTTCCCCAAGGAAATAAAGGTTATAATTACCGTAGCCGCTTCATAATAAACGTGAGGTTCAATACCACGACTCAACCAAGATTCTGGAAAAAAGGTATTGAATACACTAAAGATAAAAGCGATTCCTGTGCTCAAAGCTACCAAGGTATCCATATTTGCTTTACCGTGTTTGGCTTGCTTGAAAGCATTGATGAAAAAGCTACGACCGAACCAAAAAAGAATTGGAAAAGTTAACACCAAAGAAATCCACTTACCTGGTTCCCATTGCATAAAAAACATTCCTAATACAAAAATGGGTAGCGTAAGTATAGCCGACCAGATAGTACGGCTTTTTATGTCCTGATAATGTTTTTGCTGAAGTTCTTGTTGTACTTCCGAAGGATTTTCTGTATCTATAATAATATCATAGCCTACCTCGCGAAGTGCATTTTGAAGTTGATTAGGACTCAACGCTTTGTCGTATTCCACAAGAACAGAACTATTAGCGAAATTGACGCTGGCATCAAACACTCCTTCTGTGTGTTTTAAAACAGATTCAACGCTCGCTGCACACGATGCGCAGGTCATTCCCGTAACAGGAAATGATTCTTTTATTCCCTGTTTTTGCTTCTTTTCTTTGGTTTCAAATATGTTGATTGTCTCCATAATCGTATTCATCTTAATACATCACAAATTTTAGGATTTAAAGTTTTTAATATATTACGTTATATGCTGAATGAATTGTAGAATTTGCTTGTTAAGGGTCACCAATATGTAATTTTCCCAAGTTTCCGATACAAACAAGATAACTTATACCCGATTTTTTATAAAACAAAAGACTACAATGTGAGTTGTAGCCTTTCGGAATTTGAGGTTGTTGCACCTCACTATAATGAATTGAGATAAGTTGTATTATTTTAAATATTCGTTACAAGCTTCCTCACATTTTCTACAGGCATCTGCACATTCTTGACAGTGTTTGTGGTCGTGCTTGGCACATACATCAGCGCATTTTTTACAGATATCACGGCATTGTTCTACCATACCTCTAACATCTTTATAATTTGACGCAAGCAAATTTGCTGTTGCACTACAGATTGCAGCA from Zunongwangia profunda SM-A87 harbors:
- a CDS encoding site-specific integrase, yielding MSSNAKIVLRKKPNKEGLYPLAIRITKNRRSTYQYIGHYIELEDWDEKNIRVKKSHINFKTLNNLLSLKLSELNNALITLQSEQKDASANQIKKEIYSSGINATFFELAQEHLDDLESTEKLNRLSTDKAWLSFIIKYHNSKQLSFQEIDERFLKKLMLTLKVKYSLSETSIMNILVFVRLLFNRAIKYKIVSRELYPFGGDKIKIKFPETTKVGLNILEIQQIENLINLKPSEIHTRNVWLFSFNFAGMRVSDVLRTKWSDIYDNRLHYRMHKNAKLLSLKIPEKVLKILDQYKDDKRSDDDFVFPELKKADPENAKDLYNKRKTATKRFNDNLKSISKKAKINKKITMHIARHSFGNIAGDAIHPLMLQKLYRHSDLKTTLNYQANFIHKEADDALDSVINF
- a CDS encoding M90 family metallopeptidase; its protein translation is MVYILILVVILLFAIHFYRKEKRHSVKPFPEHWHKLLMENVLYYKNLSKGRQLVFQQKMMQFLSEVYIDGVQFELEELDKILIAASAVIPVFGFKEWHYTNLSGILLYPDNFNEDMQFSSKGNSRNIGGIVGNGRFEKQMILSKKALYHGFRNTTDKSNTGIHEFVHLIDKLDDRTDGVPERLLEHQYAIPWLNLIHKEIEAINDNHSDIRKYGGTNQAEFFAVASEYFFERPDLLKKKHPELYKMLVKCFNQKLANPIKN
- a CDS encoding heavy-metal-associated domain-containing protein — its product is MKTLKFKTNINCGGCVSKVTPFLNKQEGVESWEVDTANPDKILTIESDGASEEDVKATLQKVGFKAERVD
- a CDS encoding heavy metal translocating P-type ATPase, whose amino-acid sequence is METINIFETKEKKQKQGIKESFPVTGMTCASCAASVESVLKHTEGVFDASVNFANSSVLVEYDKALSPNQLQNALREVGYDIIIDTENPSEVQQELQQKHYQDIKSRTIWSAILTLPIFVLGMFFMQWEPGKWISLVLTFPILFWFGRSFFINAFKQAKHGKANMDTLVALSTGIAFIFSVFNTFFPESWLSRGIEPHVYYEAATVIITFISLGKLLEEKAKSNTSSAIKKLMGLQPKTLKIIENGEEKEIPISSVQVGQTILVRPGEKIPVDGEVSKGSSYVDESMITGEPVPVEKSTDEKVFAGTVNQKGSFQFTAEKVGGETLLSQIIKMVQEAQGSKAPVQKLVDKIAGIFVPVVLVISIITFIVWMSVGGDNAFSQALLTSVAVLVIACPCALGLATPTAIMVGIGKGAENNILIKDAESLELGYKVNAIILDKTGTITEGKPLVTDIIWKNNLENQNEYKQILLAIEAQSEHPLAEAVVNHLKDEKVEQAEIASFESITGKGVKAQSENGSKYYVGNHKLMVEKNIEIESSLMQTAESLEEQAKTVIFFGNEKQLLAILAIADKIKETSEKAIVTLQERGIEVCMLTGDNNKTASAVAKQVGITNYQGEVMPSDKAAFVEKLQADGKIVAMVGDGINDSQALAQANVSIAMGKGSDIAMDVAKMTLITSDLRSIPKALELSKRTVLGIRQNLFWAFIYNLIGIPIAAGVLYPVNGFLLDPMIAGMAMAFSSVSVVLNSLRLKGVKL
- a CDS encoding four-helix bundle copper-binding protein; the encoded protein is MKNSKLIEALNNCVAHCNYCADACLGEENVKMMVDCIRTDRACAAICSATANLLASNYKDVRGMVEQCRDICKKCADVCAKHDHKHCQECADACRKCEEACNEYLK